In Rhizobium sp. SSA_523, a single genomic region encodes these proteins:
- a CDS encoding NAD(P)-binding protein, with the protein MIETDYLVIGAGLSGLAFADELTRRTDAHVTIVDKRDAPGGHWNDAYPFVRLHQPSSFYGVESTPLGDERIDSDGYNKGFARLADAPEIIAYCHAVMRDRLLASGRVSYLPMSSYETGDRVRQLLSGKVQQIRIRRKLVDASYYTNSIPLTHKRTFTTGPGVRRIVPNDLPRVAHEFDYYAVIGAGKTATDTCLWLLSRGVAPERIRWVVSRDQWFVNRAKIQPAPEFFTEVFSGIAQAREDIALATSARDLACRHEEAGFWLRVDKNVEPTVFRAAFMSEGEVEALSSIRDVIRMGKVRHLADDRLDMSSRSVSARPDTLYIDCSASAVCQKPGLPIFQDGRIVIQAVRFPQIPFSGALIAFIEAQFDTDDEKNALAAPVPVPISVDDYIRGMKVDLENRLRQATSPPVRDWIKNSRLDGFSMMASGIDPKDLEKVALLDRIKASTVAAYSNISRLLTTLPA; encoded by the coding sequence ATGATTGAAACTGATTATCTGGTGATTGGCGCTGGCCTTTCAGGTCTCGCCTTCGCCGACGAATTGACCCGGCGAACAGATGCCCATGTTACCATCGTGGATAAACGTGACGCGCCTGGTGGTCATTGGAACGACGCCTACCCATTCGTGCGGCTGCACCAGCCCAGCAGCTTTTACGGAGTTGAATCCACCCCTTTAGGCGACGAAAGAATTGATAGTGACGGTTATAACAAGGGCTTCGCCCGCCTGGCGGATGCACCGGAAATTATCGCCTATTGCCATGCCGTGATGAGGGATCGACTGCTGGCAAGTGGCCGCGTCTCGTATTTACCGATGAGCAGCTATGAAACTGGAGACAGGGTAAGACAGCTATTGTCCGGCAAGGTTCAGCAGATCCGGATCAGACGAAAGCTTGTGGACGCGAGCTACTATACCAATTCAATCCCCCTGACGCACAAGCGCACCTTTACAACTGGTCCCGGCGTGAGGCGTATCGTGCCAAATGACCTTCCAAGAGTGGCCCACGAGTTTGATTACTATGCCGTGATTGGAGCGGGAAAAACCGCAACAGACACCTGCCTGTGGCTCCTGTCTCGGGGTGTTGCTCCGGAACGGATAAGATGGGTTGTATCTCGCGATCAATGGTTCGTTAATCGGGCGAAAATCCAACCCGCGCCTGAGTTTTTCACTGAGGTCTTCTCGGGCATTGCTCAGGCGCGGGAGGACATCGCGCTCGCCACCTCCGCCAGAGATCTCGCCTGTCGACACGAGGAAGCCGGGTTCTGGTTGCGTGTCGACAAGAATGTTGAGCCGACGGTGTTTCGCGCTGCCTTCATGTCAGAGGGTGAAGTCGAGGCGCTATCATCGATCAGAGACGTCATCAGGATGGGTAAGGTCCGCCATCTTGCAGATGACCGGCTTGATATGTCGTCCCGGAGTGTCTCGGCGCGTCCGGACACGCTTTATATCGATTGTAGTGCTTCTGCTGTGTGCCAAAAGCCGGGCTTACCAATCTTTCAAGACGGGCGGATCGTTATACAAGCAGTTCGCTTTCCACAAATCCCGTTCAGCGGCGCGCTTATCGCATTTATTGAGGCTCAGTTCGACACTGATGATGAGAAAAATGCACTGGCTGCACCCGTTCCCGTACCCATTTCGGTCGACGATTATATTCGCGGAATGAAGGTCGATCTCGAGAACAGGTTGCGACAGGCAACAAGTCCGCCCGTGAGAGACTGGATCAAAAACTCCCGGCTAGACGGCTTCTCAATGATGGCTTCTGGCATCGATCCCAAAGACCTCGAAAAGGTAGCGTTGCTGGATCGGATTAAAGCGTCGACCGTCGCAGCCTATAGCAACATATCGAGGTTGCTCACGACACTGCCAGCGTGA
- a CDS encoding group III truncated hemoglobin, whose protein sequence is MGEITLMQEDIMLVLSRFYAKARRDAELGPVFNDAVKDWSEHLQRLEDFWSSLMLTTGRYKGNPVAMHLIHADRIEPHMFVRWLKLWEETTNELVSADVAWEMQTKAARIAERLNTAMHGPEAVIVARRPEDDGRLRQKSLGEIDAVPVPISEKDGEQAQSSSGPCFT, encoded by the coding sequence ATGGGCGAAATCACTCTCATGCAAGAAGACATTATGCTGGTGCTGTCTCGCTTTTATGCGAAAGCACGGCGAGATGCCGAACTCGGCCCAGTGTTTAACGATGCGGTGAAGGACTGGAGCGAGCATCTCCAACGGCTCGAAGATTTTTGGTCATCGCTCATGCTGACCACCGGCCGGTATAAGGGCAATCCTGTTGCCATGCATCTCATCCATGCGGATCGGATCGAGCCGCACATGTTCGTGCGCTGGCTCAAGCTTTGGGAGGAAACGACCAATGAATTGGTGTCAGCTGACGTCGCATGGGAAATGCAGACCAAAGCCGCGCGGATTGCGGAGAGGCTTAACACGGCGATGCATGGGCCCGAGGCAGTTATAGTTGCGCGGCGGCCGGAAGATGACGGTCGATTGCGGCAGAAAAGCTTAGGTGAAATCGACGCGGTGCCGGTTCCAATCTCTGAAAAAGATGGAGAACAGGCCCAAAGCAGCTCGGGGCCATGTTTCACATGA
- a CDS encoding PepSY domain-containing protein, translating into MITSTNRVGPVGASLYRAIWRWHFFAGLLVIPALLNLAITGSLYLFKDEINNSVFSYRYTVRASGDALNPETIVEKAVAAIPGSTATTYKNPASVTQSAIVTVLHDNVSTLVFVNPYTGKILDKVSVESEFNYIVKRIHSWAFFGSWANKLIEIAGGFTMVLVVTGIYLWWPRRQSGGVISVRGNSSQRVFWRDLHAITGVSAGAFIFFLALSGMPWSGFWGSNLSNWANERGLGYPAQLWDDVPKSSKVSKDILPKVGWAVEQAPVPLSDAAVLEAKPPVGLDTIVEQAKAGGISPGFDVALPRNPSGVYSAAIYPDQVAGQRMIHFDQYSGKPLVDLSYAQYPILGKSIEWGISVHQGQEYGRVNQLLMLTACLLIIGMSVTSVVMWWKRRPAGTLGVPPKPRSHPIHVGLWLVIILFSLAFPLSGLAILVMIFIDQILVRLVKIAIA; encoded by the coding sequence ATGATCACTTCCACAAATCGCGTCGGCCCCGTCGGTGCTTCACTCTATCGCGCCATTTGGCGTTGGCACTTCTTTGCGGGCCTGTTGGTGATCCCGGCACTGCTCAATTTGGCGATTACGGGCTCCCTCTATCTGTTCAAGGACGAGATCAATAATTCCGTCTTTTCCTATCGCTATACGGTGAGAGCCTCCGGCGATGCACTCAACCCGGAAACTATTGTCGAGAAAGCAGTGGCAGCCATTCCTGGGTCTACTGCAACTACTTACAAAAACCCTGCGTCAGTGACGCAATCCGCTATAGTCACAGTCTTACACGACAATGTATCGACCCTTGTTTTCGTCAATCCATACACTGGCAAAATCCTGGATAAGGTAAGTGTAGAAAGCGAATTCAATTACATTGTTAAGCGCATACACAGCTGGGCATTTTTCGGCAGTTGGGCCAATAAGCTTATTGAGATCGCTGGCGGGTTCACAATGGTGCTTGTTGTAACAGGCATATATCTCTGGTGGCCTCGCCGACAATCCGGTGGTGTGATATCAGTCAGAGGCAACTCTTCACAGCGCGTTTTTTGGCGGGATCTCCACGCGATAACAGGAGTTTCAGCGGGGGCGTTTATCTTCTTCCTCGCACTGAGTGGAATGCCTTGGTCAGGATTCTGGGGCAGTAACCTCAGTAATTGGGCAAACGAAAGAGGTCTCGGATATCCTGCGCAGTTGTGGGATGACGTTCCAAAATCAAGCAAAGTATCAAAAGACATTTTGCCCAAGGTCGGATGGGCAGTCGAGCAAGCTCCCGTTCCACTATCGGATGCAGCCGTGCTTGAAGCAAAGCCGCCAGTAGGGCTGGATACAATCGTGGAGCAGGCAAAAGCTGGCGGGATCAGCCCCGGCTTCGATGTCGCGCTGCCAAGAAATCCGAGCGGTGTCTACTCGGCAGCCATTTATCCTGATCAGGTTGCTGGACAGCGCATGATCCATTTTGACCAGTATTCCGGAAAGCCGCTAGTCGACTTATCCTATGCGCAATACCCCATCCTTGGCAAATCTATCGAATGGGGTATCAGTGTACATCAAGGGCAGGAGTATGGGCGCGTCAATCAACTCTTGATGCTCACCGCTTGTCTTCTGATAATTGGCATGAGTGTCACAAGCGTTGTTATGTGGTGGAAACGACGACCCGCCGGAACTTTGGGAGTTCCTCCTAAACCTCGTTCACATCCAATTCATGTGGGTCTTTGGCTCGTGATTATTCTGTTTTCTCTCGCGTTTCCCCTCAGCGGCCTGGCGATATTGGTCATGATCTTCATTGATCAAATCCTGGTGCGACTCGTCAAAATAGCGATTGCTTGA
- the hmpA gene encoding NO-inducible flavohemoprotein, protein MTTSLSESTILLVKSSVPALAVHGTAITTAMYARLFQNEHIKALFNHSNQGEGGSQVHALAAAILAYAQNIDNLTPVVPVVERIAHKHIGYHILPEHYPYVANALLDAIKDVLGDAATPELLQAWGEAYWFLANLLMAREADIRETLEAEAGGWKGWRPFVIAEKTQESSVITTFILKPADGGRVIRHKPGQYLTLNLALPDGSSVKRNYSISSSPNDSHYRISVKREASGAGGSRFLHDSAQVGATFEVTPPAGDFFLPDEPVRPVVLLSAGVGLTPMVSMIETIGANYPEVQAHYVHAALNSSTHAMDRHVRAIARNHGRISVATFYSEPASTDAAGLTHDYDGFISVDWLKHNTPFATGDFYLCGPKPFLKSLVTGLWKAGVDAERIHFEFFGPSDELLAA, encoded by the coding sequence ATGACTACATCTCTCAGTGAATCTACGATCCTGCTTGTCAAAAGCAGTGTTCCGGCGCTTGCGGTGCACGGAACAGCCATCACTACGGCAATGTATGCCCGCCTTTTCCAGAATGAGCATATAAAGGCGTTATTCAATCACTCCAATCAGGGTGAGGGCGGATCGCAGGTTCATGCGCTGGCGGCGGCAATCCTGGCCTATGCTCAGAATATTGATAATCTGACGCCTGTTGTCCCGGTGGTCGAGCGGATCGCTCATAAGCACATCGGCTATCACATCCTGCCCGAGCATTATCCTTATGTTGCCAATGCACTGCTTGACGCGATCAAAGATGTTTTGGGTGATGCCGCAACGCCAGAACTTCTACAGGCTTGGGGTGAAGCCTATTGGTTTCTCGCCAATCTTTTGATGGCGCGCGAAGCTGACATTCGAGAGACGCTTGAAGCGGAAGCTGGAGGATGGAAGGGTTGGCGTCCTTTCGTTATCGCTGAAAAAACCCAAGAAAGCAGCGTCATTACGACCTTTATCCTCAAGCCTGCAGACGGCGGTCGCGTCATAAGACATAAGCCGGGGCAATATCTGACGTTGAACTTGGCTCTACCCGACGGCTCAAGCGTCAAACGGAATTATTCAATCTCCAGTTCGCCGAACGATAGTCACTACCGCATCTCAGTCAAACGGGAGGCAAGTGGAGCAGGCGGATCACGCTTTTTGCATGACTCTGCCCAAGTCGGTGCCACGTTTGAAGTGACGCCCCCAGCAGGTGACTTTTTCCTTCCTGACGAACCTGTTCGACCGGTCGTACTTCTTTCCGCGGGCGTCGGGCTTACTCCGATGGTTAGCATGATTGAGACGATCGGGGCCAACTATCCTGAAGTACAGGCGCATTACGTGCATGCAGCTTTAAACAGCTCCACCCATGCAATGGATCGCCATGTAAGAGCCATTGCAAGGAACCACGGGCGTATTTCTGTTGCCACCTTCTACAGCGAGCCCGCTTCTACTGATGCAGCCGGCCTGACGCATGACTACGACGGTTTTATTAGCGTCGACTGGTTAAAGCACAACACGCCGTTCGCGACAGGCGATTTCTACCTGTGTGGTCCCAAGCCATTTCTCAAGTCACTCGTGACAGGCCTTTGGAAGGCCGGGGTGGATGCAGAACGGATCCATTTTGAATTCTTCGGACCGTCTGACGAACTTCTTGCGGCTTAA
- a CDS encoding class I SAM-dependent methyltransferase codes for MKDASSQPVNPFMTDAFARVYEETGERITGQASRAALKYTGNIEPGHRILDIAAGTGALTIPAAEMGANVTAIDIAPGMVRRLASKIGSFPNAEALEMDGARMDFPDGAFDLTFSIFGVIVFTDWRKGLTEQCRVTRSGGRGCVVTWRDPSGGGPFQIMAASIGRALPDRSPAFKPEAFVRLSEPDHLIAEMEAAGFQDVSVEEIECYWEGPAGEAYLEQLRALHSYMPPYVMLSPEDKLLVDEEVVRLSQSKAVDGKLRLPSTVLIAVGTKADATPHQSTVL; via the coding sequence ATGAAAGATGCTTCATCGCAGCCCGTTAATCCCTTCATGACCGACGCATTCGCCCGTGTCTACGAGGAAACCGGCGAGAGAATTACCGGTCAGGCTTCACGCGCTGCATTGAAGTACACCGGTAATATTGAACCTGGCCACCGCATACTGGACATCGCTGCCGGAACCGGCGCTTTGACCATTCCTGCCGCTGAGATGGGTGCCAATGTCACGGCTATTGATATTGCACCGGGCATGGTCAGGCGTTTGGCGAGTAAAATTGGGTCATTTCCAAATGCGGAAGCTTTGGAGATGGACGGGGCTCGTATGGATTTTCCCGATGGAGCCTTTGATCTGACTTTTTCGATCTTTGGCGTGATAGTTTTTACGGACTGGCGGAAAGGCTTAACCGAACAGTGCCGTGTTACGCGATCGGGCGGAAGAGGTTGTGTGGTGACTTGGCGCGATCCGTCCGGCGGAGGACCGTTCCAAATTATGGCTGCATCCATTGGCAGGGCGCTGCCAGACCGTTCGCCTGCATTCAAGCCGGAAGCTTTTGTTCGTCTTAGTGAGCCAGATCATCTGATTGCCGAAATGGAAGCGGCTGGATTTCAGGATGTGTCTGTAGAGGAGATCGAATGTTACTGGGAAGGGCCAGCGGGGGAGGCATATCTGGAACAGTTGCGCGCGCTACATAGCTACATGCCGCCTTATGTCATGCTTTCTCCTGAAGATAAGCTACTGGTTGATGAAGAAGTGGTTCGTCTCAGTCAATCCAAAGCCGTAGACGGTAAACTTCGGCTCCCGTCCACAGTTCTGATCGCGGTCGGAACGAAAGCTGATGCGACGCCCCATCAAAGTACAGTTCTTTGA
- a CDS encoding TlpA family protein disulfide reductase, with amino-acid sequence MPGSNHITLAPELAVSQWFNTKVPLTLANLRGKPIWLHAFQLLCPGCVSDAIPQMKRVERIFARSDLQIIGLHTVFEHHQAMSPITLEAFLHEYRITSPVGVDLADPRSDTPITMQRYGFRGTPSSVLIGRDGAIIHAAFGVEDDIALGARIAMALAASQEEPQVETAQYEPNGCANGRCSVEHQSR; translated from the coding sequence ATGCCTGGTTCAAACCATATCACCCTCGCACCCGAACTGGCCGTCAGCCAGTGGTTCAACACCAAGGTGCCTCTGACACTCGCCAATCTAAGAGGAAAGCCGATCTGGCTGCACGCTTTCCAGCTGCTTTGCCCGGGCTGCGTCTCAGACGCAATTCCGCAAATGAAGCGGGTGGAAAGGATCTTTGCTAGATCCGATTTGCAAATCATCGGTCTTCACACCGTCTTTGAGCATCATCAGGCGATGAGCCCGATTACTCTTGAAGCATTCCTCCACGAATACCGGATCACCTCCCCTGTTGGCGTTGATCTTGCAGACCCTCGATCAGATACCCCAATCACAATGCAGCGATATGGGTTCCGCGGAACTCCCTCGTCTGTTCTAATCGGGCGTGATGGAGCGATCATTCATGCTGCCTTTGGCGTGGAAGACGATATTGCGCTTGGAGCACGCATCGCCATGGCACTCGCCGCCTCACAGGAAGAGCCACAGGTAGAGACTGCGCAGTATGAACCAAACGGCTGCGCTAACGGGCGATGCAGTGTCGAACATCAATCTAGATGA
- a CDS encoding superoxide dismutase, with translation MNISRRALLAAGGAVALSSTLSSPKVARAATPFSQPPLPYNQSALAPVISERTVGLHYSKHHSAYFKNLNALAQGTRYEAMSLEEVVKSTSGSSGNDRKIFNNAAQAWNHNAYWEQFAPGGSERPAGKVAAEIDAAFGNWDEFVKKSVTVSDSVFGTGWIWLTRGDQGKLEFVGYEDANNPMATGKPAYLGIDIWEHAYYLDYENRKADHIRAILEKLVNWQVVGQRMGV, from the coding sequence ATGAACATCTCCAGACGCGCGTTACTTGCCGCGGGCGGCGCAGTTGCACTATCCTCAACGCTTTCGTCACCAAAGGTTGCTCGAGCAGCAACACCGTTTTCGCAGCCGCCATTGCCTTACAATCAAAGCGCTCTTGCTCCTGTAATATCAGAACGGACTGTTGGTCTCCATTACAGCAAGCATCACAGTGCCTACTTTAAAAATCTGAATGCTCTTGCGCAGGGCACGCGCTACGAGGCGATGTCACTTGAAGAGGTTGTGAAAAGCACATCCGGCTCAAGCGGCAATGACCGCAAAATATTCAACAATGCGGCACAGGCCTGGAACCATAATGCCTATTGGGAGCAATTCGCACCTGGCGGCTCAGAGCGACCGGCAGGCAAAGTTGCAGCTGAAATTGATGCAGCGTTTGGCAACTGGGACGAGTTTGTCAAAAAGAGCGTGACCGTGTCAGACAGCGTCTTCGGCACAGGCTGGATTTGGTTGACCCGTGGAGATCAAGGCAAACTGGAATTTGTTGGTTATGAAGATGCAAACAACCCAATGGCAACAGGCAAACCTGCCTATCTCGGGATCGATATCTGGGAGCACGCATATTACCTCGATTACGAAAATCGGAAGGCAGATCATATTCGAGCGATATTGGAGAAACTGGTAAATTGGCAGGTAGTCGGCCAGCGCATGGGCGTATAA
- a CDS encoding N-acetyltransferase, whose product MNFSYAAIENASELVSLINSAYRLPSSSPGWTDEREVISGPRIDAQTILSEFEAGRFLLSRTAPEEEVVGCVHISGLEDNAWYISLLAVKPTYQRGGLGASILNEVEKQAAAEGASCLRITVINHRKPLIAWYERRGFRKTGAEVPFPYDDPSVGIPLRDDLALVVLEKPLRADETTD is encoded by the coding sequence ATGAACTTTTCCTACGCTGCAATTGAGAACGCATCGGAACTCGTATCGCTGATCAATTCAGCCTACCGCCTGCCCAGTTCCTCACCGGGGTGGACTGATGAGCGAGAGGTCATTTCAGGGCCACGGATTGACGCCCAAACTATTCTATCGGAATTTGAAGCAGGGCGGTTCTTACTGTCCCGCACTGCCCCTGAAGAAGAAGTCGTTGGCTGCGTTCACATATCCGGTCTGGAAGACAATGCTTGGTATATTTCGCTTCTCGCAGTGAAGCCAACTTATCAAAGGGGAGGTCTTGGAGCCTCCATTCTCAACGAAGTTGAAAAACAGGCTGCTGCCGAGGGCGCATCTTGCCTTCGCATAACAGTAATCAATCATCGCAAACCCTTGATTGCCTGGTATGAACGTCGCGGCTTCCGCAAAACCGGTGCAGAGGTTCCATTCCCCTATGACGATCCGAGCGTAGGCATTCCGCTTCGGGATGATCTGGCTCTGGTCGTACTCGAAAAGCCTTTGAGAGCCGACGAAACGACCGACTGA
- a CDS encoding Rrf2 family transcriptional regulator, translated as MKLSTYSDYAMRVMIHLAAKDDRLASIRQVASIYDISENHLMKVVQDLAGAGFIQAIRGRNGGIRLAKPADQINLGSILRHTEKLTDLFVCDGCIIAPACGLPNVLREATAAFVAVFDRYTLADVAQKKSDLAALLSIISASDTSPKRRDQSST; from the coding sequence ATGAAACTTTCGACTTACAGCGATTACGCGATGCGGGTCATGATTCACCTTGCAGCGAAAGATGATCGGCTAGCATCGATCCGCCAGGTTGCCAGTATCTACGACATCTCGGAAAACCACCTCATGAAGGTCGTTCAAGACCTCGCAGGTGCAGGCTTCATCCAAGCGATCCGAGGACGCAACGGCGGTATTCGTCTGGCAAAGCCTGCGGATCAGATCAACCTTGGATCCATTTTGAGGCATACCGAAAAGCTGACAGATCTCTTTGTTTGTGACGGTTGCATCATTGCTCCTGCTTGTGGGTTGCCAAATGTTTTACGGGAAGCAACAGCTGCATTCGTAGCGGTTTTCGATCGCTACACTCTTGCTGATGTAGCTCAGAAAAAGTCAGATTTGGCTGCACTCTTATCGATCATATCCGCGTCAGACACCTCGCCTAAGCGGCGTGACCAATCCTCTACCTGA
- a CDS encoding MOSC domain-containing protein — protein sequence MLALQIGGLSQLGIEGVLSGIDKTPVDQTVNLSLCGFEGDRQGDTSKHGGPEKAVHHYPFDHYAVWRNELGGHSLLTKPGAFGENLTTIGLTEETVAIGDVFRLGTSIIEVSQGRQPCWRLNVRFGLATMAKQVQRTGRTGWYYRVLETGAVRPEDRLVLTDRKQADWTLSRIWHAFYVNTLDYRELGGIANLPQLADGWRRYALRRLETGQVEDWSRRLGEVSDADMIDKSAAKSDFF from the coding sequence CTGCTTGCCTTGCAAATTGGCGGCCTTTCACAGCTTGGTATCGAGGGGGTATTGAGCGGTATTGATAAAACCCCGGTCGATCAAACGGTCAACCTGTCGCTGTGCGGTTTTGAAGGCGATAGACAGGGTGATACGTCTAAACATGGCGGACCAGAGAAAGCGGTGCATCACTATCCGTTTGACCATTATGCTGTTTGGCGAAATGAACTTGGCGGTCATTCGTTACTGACGAAGCCCGGTGCCTTCGGGGAAAATCTGACGACGATCGGTCTGACGGAGGAGACGGTTGCCATTGGCGATGTGTTCAGACTTGGAACTTCGATAATCGAGGTTAGTCAGGGGCGGCAACCCTGTTGGCGCCTCAACGTCCGCTTCGGTCTTGCAACTATGGCCAAGCAAGTTCAGCGAACAGGTCGCACGGGCTGGTACTACCGTGTGCTGGAGACTGGTGCTGTCCGGCCCGAAGACAGACTGGTACTGACAGATCGAAAGCAAGCGGACTGGACACTCTCCCGGATATGGCATGCCTTCTATGTGAACACACTGGATTACCGAGAGCTTGGAGGTATCGCTAACCTTCCTCAATTAGCTGACGGCTGGAGACGGTACGCCTTGCGAAGGCTGGAAACAGGTCAGGTAGAGGATTGGTCACGCCGCTTAGGCGAGGTGTCTGACGCGGATATGATCGATAAGAGTGCAGCCAAATCTGACTTTTTCTGA